The segment CATCACCATGTCAAAAACTAAGATTGAAGCAGGCAGCGCAAGTAATTCCTGTAGTGCCCATAGGGTCTTGCATTGCTAAGATTCAAGCCCTCATTTTGGAGGCTGTGCAGGGTATGAAGTAGGGctagatttgaattgagctcAAATTCGATTCAAACAAATCCGAAACGAGCCAATCCCAAATGAGCTCGAACTGCTTGTCAAGCTTGCAAGTTaaacattttgatacaaaacaacatcgttttaataacaagttAGTTAAAGCTTAAACTCGAACTCGACTCAAATCCAATCTTAGTATGAAGGGTTCCAGAGTCGTAGATATTCATTATCcgcaaaaatatataatgatcaTAGCAGCATATAGACCTGGGATGATGACAGATGCTAGAGATCTTGTAACCTCAATACTGAAATAAACAAGTCTAAAAGAAATCTGTCTTTTAAAGGATTTTCCTATCTATCTTTGTATTCTTAACATCAAtactatcaagatattatccattttAGATATACAATCCATTATGGTGGACTTTGCAATCTAATACGTATCTTGACACCTTAAAAACTCACAAgctattcaaataattttctattatcattcTCTAACGATATAAGATATACATACATACCAAACATCTCTCTCGTGCATTGTCAATGTGGGATCTGCCTAGAATTGTTACAAGTTTATTCTAATATTGCAATACTTAGGCTCGCTTGAACTTACATTCTTTATTAGCACAAAAAATGAATCACATTACGTTCAAATACACTTCATTTACAGACAAAAACCACAAACAACAATAAGAAACAGTTGCAGTAAGTCTTAAACCCATTTTAGTCCTCCTTGTGTCCCCAATCCCGCTTTACACTCCTCCCAAAATGGATTAACTTAACATGACGGCACTACCCACTTTCAAATAGTCCCAACACAAGTGTTTCCTCCTAACAGTAATAACTCATCATTGAAAAGTTAGGAGTTTTCCCATTGACCTGAAAAGTTTTTTCCACTACTTATTTTTCAAAAGTGTAGCATAGATGCTAGTAATGTATGTAGTATCAAATACCCATTACTGTAACTATACAATCTTTTAGACtgtaattcaaaaaattagaaaaaattctAGAAGAATTTATCAAACTACCTGGATGACAAGAAGGCTAAAactgaaattgaagaaaaatatctAACTAGATTCAGAAGGAGGCTTGAATGTGTAAGGCTGTGGAAGCAACATCTGACCTCTCCTTGTCTGACCACCATCGTCCAATAGCCTCTGTACCCTCTTGTTCTTACAGTACAATCTATCGAAATGCTTCACCTGATCAACCATTTACACAATCGTTAAACCaatcaaaactaaaacaaaattacttaaCTATTTTACTGGCCTGATAACAATAAAGGGTAGTTTCATCAGCCTTACGGAGACTTTTACCAATCTGTGTATTCTATATACAATAATACAGAATTAACGCTCTTTTAGAGTCAGCACTAGATGTAAAAcattatcaaaacaaatttCTACACTACCAAAACTCACTACCTTGTAAACAGTTAAACAGTTAAACAGTTTCCATACAGGCTGAACCGTATGTGGTAGTAACATTACTAAAAACAACAAGATTCAATAATTTggaacatttatatatatcgcTTACTAACATTCTACTCCAAATTTGAAAATGCATAAATATTCATTGGTAAAACATATGAACAACATATAATTAGAAACCAGTAAGCCCAGTAACGAAAATCATATCATGagactcaaaatttttttaaagctcAACACTTTCGAGCATATAAACATCAATTTGATAAACCAAGAAGCACAAACATatagattttgattaaatttgaaaacatataATCATTAATCTGTAGTCTCTGTAATGTTAAAAGACCAATACCATAACATGAAGCTCAAAATTTTTGTCAAGCTTAAAACTTCCAACACTGGGAAATCCATTTCATGATATTATAATACAAcacaacaaacaaaacaacGGAAATATAATCAGTACACAGGAAGACACAGTAACAATACAAAACCAGAATCATGTAACGAAGTTGTAAAACCTGAAGCTCAAAATTTACCTAAGGCTTAGAACCTTCACACACGAAAACATTCTCATCTCCAGCTTTAAATTTTCGTCATTCGGATATACATAAATGACAATACTAATGAAACATATAATTTCTAATTGGCATACCCACTAACTTTACAGGACCAGTACCGAATCCTGAAACCCAAACTTTCAACAAAAGCTAAAAACTTTCAGCTGCAAAAACAACAATTGGATTACCCAAGAAGCTCGGCAATTCTCGACAAACTCATCCCTTGATTTCTTGCATTCGACTGGGTACAAGAGGCCCACGGAGGCGATTTCAGTCGGTTTCTTATCGGCTTCTTTCTCCAAACACGAATAGAAAGCGTCGCGAGTCTTGTAACAAGATTCTCTCGCTTTGAAGAGGACGTCGGTGTGAACTTCATCCGGGTTGCTTGATGCATAAGTTTTTAGTGCCGCCATGGATGGATAGCTCCTTCAAAGAACCAGCTTTCAGAGTTTTCAGTTATGTCCTCCTTCAAGAAGAATAAGAAATGGGCTGAGCCTAGATGGTCCGTGCCAGGCAAAGTTGGGTAAGGTTTGGGCTGGGCCTCATATTGAACTTCTATAGTTAAAAAAGTCCACAAGAAAATATAACGTCGGACGTGATGTGGGCCAGCTTGGGCTTGG is part of the Mangifera indica cultivar Alphonso chromosome 13, CATAS_Mindica_2.1, whole genome shotgun sequence genome and harbors:
- the LOC123194871 gene encoding cytochrome c oxidase assembly factor 6 — encoded protein: MAALKTYASSNPDEVHTDVLFKARESCYKTRDAFYSCLEKEADKKPTEIASVGLLYPVECKKSRDEFVENCRASWVKHFDRLYCKNKRVQRLLDDGGQTRRGQMLLPQPYTFKPPSESS